The region TGTTGAGGAAGTCAGTCAGGATTTCCATAGCAGATACGATGCAAAGAAAAAAACTTATAGATATATAATAACTTTTAAAAAAACTCCTTTTCTTAATGATTTTGCATTTTATGTAAAAGAAAAAATAGACATTGAAAAAATAAAAAAAGCAATTCAGTATCTTACAGGAGAGCATGATTTTAAATCATTTCAGAGTTCAGGAAGTAATGTTAAAAATACAATAAAAAAAATATTCAAAATCAGTATAAAAAAGGTTAAATTTTTCATTGATGAAGAAGTTGAAATATTAATAATAGATATAGTTGGAAGTGGTTTTTTATATAAAATGGTTAGAAATATAGTTGGTGCTCTCATTCATGTTGGAACAGGAAAAATTGAACCGGAAAAAATAAAGGAAATTCTTGAAAAAAAAGATAGAAAATTTGCACCACCACCAGTTCCAGCATACGGACTATTTTTCAAAAATGCAGAATATTAATTTTGAATCTATTTTAGAAAATGAATTTAAAGGAAAGTTTGTAAAAAATTTTTCTCTAAGTCAATATACAAGTTTTAAATGCGGTGGTAATGTAAATTATCTGATATACCCTGAAAAGATTGAGGAAGTAAAAAAAATTATTGAAGTTTCAAAAAAATTTGGTAATAATTTTATCTTTTTAGGAAAAGGAACAAATGTACTTGTAAGTGATAAAGGATTTGATGGAATAGTGATTTCTACCTTAAAAATGAAAAACTTTAAAATTGAGAAAAACAAAATTATTTGTGAATGTGGACTAAAAATTTCTGAAATTTTGAATATATGTATTAAAAATTCCTTAACTGGTTTTGAGTTTTTGGCAGGTATCCCCGGAACTATCGGAGGTGGAATAAAAAATAATGCAGGTCTGAAAACAAAATGGTTATCAGAAAAAATCCGTTGGATTGAATATCTTGACATTGAAAATTTAAATATAATAAAAAAAGAAAAAAAAGATATATTTTTTGATTACAGAAAAAGTGAATTTAAAAATGAATTTATATGGAGAAGCGAATTTTTACTTGAAAAAGGGAAGGAAAATGAAATCAGAAAAACAATAAAGGAATATATGAAAGAAAGAATGAAAAAACAACCCTCAGGATACAGTGCAGGTAGTATATTTAAAAACCCATATCCTTATTATGCAGGCGAATTAATTGAAAAATGTGGATTAAAAGGATATAAAATTGGAGATTGTTATATTTCTGAAAAACATGCAAATTTTATAATAAACAAAGGAAAAGGGAAATCTCAGGATGTATATGAATTGATAAAAATAATAAAAGAAAAAGTAATGGAAAAATTTAATATAAAATTGGAACTGGAAATCCAACTTATAGGAGAATTCAAATGAAAATTGCGATTTTATATGGAGGCGAAAGTCCTGAAAGAGAAATATCATTAAAATCCGGGAGATGTATCTATTTTGCCTTAAGAAAAAAATATAAAGTTAAATTATTTGACCCATCTAAAAAAAATTTTGTAAATAAATTCTTAAAATTTAAACCTGACTTTGTATTTATTGCTTTACATGGGGGGATTGGCGAAGATGGAAGTATTCAGGGATTTCTTGAAACTCTCAAAATACCTTATTCAGGTTCAGGAGTTTTAACCTCTGCTATATGCTTGAATAAAATAATATGTAAAGAAATATTAATATTCAATAAAATTCCAACTCCTCCGTTTATAATCCTTGAAAAGAATAAAAAAATAAAATTACCTTTTAAATTTCCAGTTGTAGTTAAACCAGCAAATCTCGGTTCAACAATTGGGATAAAAATAGTTTATTCAGAAAAAGAACTTGAAAATGCTGTAAATGATGCCTTTTTACTGGATAATGAGGTTTTTATTGAAAAATTTATAAAAGGGAAAGAAGTTACAGTAGGGATAATAGGAAACGAAAATATTGAAATTCTTCCAGTTATAGAAATTAAAGTAAAAAAAGGATTTTACGATTATAAAGCAAAATATACTTCAGGTGAAAGTTTTCACATCATTCCACCTGATTTACCGGAAAAAATTATAAAAAAGATTGAAAAAATAGCAGAAAAAACATATAAAGTATTGAAATGTAGTGGTTTTGCAAGAATGGAAATAATGGTAGATTACAATTATAATATCTATGTTCTTGAAGTAAACACTATTCCGGGTATGACCAAATTAAGTTTACTTCCAGATGCTGCAAAATTTAAGGGCATCAGTTTTGAGCAACTTTGTGAAAAAATTATAAATTATGGACTGGAAAAATGGAAGAAAGAAACAAAAAAATAGAAGAAATAAAGAAAAGAATTTTATTGAAAAAGCGAAGAAAAATTAAGTTTTTTGCATTTTTATTTTTAATAATATTTATAATCTGCGGCTTTCTCTTTTTAAAAATGAAAATAATAAAATTTTTGTGGAATCTGGAAGTGTTTAAAATCAAAGAAATAAAAGTCTATCCGGAAACGATGACACATATTAAAGATTTATTGGAACTTGAAAAAGATAAAAATTTGCTGTTTCTTGATGTTAATAATTTAATTGAAAAAATTAATTCTATATCAGAAGTTGAAAAATGTAAGATAATAAAAAATTTTCCTTCTGCGATTGAAATTACAATTGTCTTAAGAAAACCATGGGCAATTTTAAAATATGGAGAAAAAGAATTTCTTATTGATAAAAATGGAGTTATACTTAATAATGAAGACAGAAACATACCTGATTTGATTATTTATGGAATAAAGGTAAATGAGAAGGAAAATAAAGTTGAAGAAATTGAAAAAATTAGTATTTTAGAAGAACTTGAAAAATGGTATAATTACTTCAATATTGGAAATTTTTTAAAATTAAACAGAATTGATATATCTGATATAAATAAAATTGAAATAAGTGACGGAGCAAAAAGTATTTATTTTACACATGAAAATATTAAAATAAAAATGGAAAAACTTTCATCTGTTCTCAAGAATTTGAAAGAAGATTATGAATATATTGATACAAGATTCAAAAATTTTTATATAAAATTAAAAAAATGAAAGAACAAATAATAACTGCAGTTGACATAGGTACAACAAAATTTTTTGGTCTTGTTGGACTTGTAAGTGAAACAGGGATTGAGGTTATTGCAAGCGAAGTTATAAAAACAGAAGAAGACTGGATTAAAGAAGGACGAATAGGATACAGAGATGGAGTTATAAGTGGTCTGGTTGATTTACTTGACTCTTTAAGAAAACAATCAAAAGAAGAAATAAGGTGGATAACAGTTGGAGTGGGAGGTGGGCATATATTGGGTAAAATTTATTCAAAAAAAATAGAAATTTTGCCCAAAGGAAGACCAATAAACGAAGGGGATGTTCAATTACTTGAAAGAGAAATCAAAAATTTAATATCAGGAGAGAGTTTAGAAAAAAGGGATATAATTTATATAGTCCCTCAAGAATTTATAATAGATGATATTCCAATATCTATTGGAAGGTCACCTGTTGGAATGCATGGGAATACACTTGAAATGAGAGCACATATACTTACAGGTGAATCAAACCCTATAAAAAATATTAGTGACTGTGTAAAAACGGCTGGAGTAAATTTATCATCAGAAATATTTCCTTATTCATGGGCAGTAGCAGAGTCAGTCCTGAGTGAAGAGGAAAAAAAATCAGGTTGTTTGGTAATTGATATTGGGAAAAGCACCACTGATATCGTTCTTTTCAGCGAAGGGAAAATAATTCTTACAGAATCTATAAAAGTTGGTTCATATCATATTGATTATGATCTTTCAACAAAATATCACACATCTATTGAATTTGCAGAAGAATTAAAAAAAAGATATGCATGGTGTGACTACAAAAGATTTATAGGAGAAAAAAAAGAAGAAATAAAAATGGTGGAAATTTTAAATCCAAAAGGTAAATCTCTTGGAAAAGTCAGTACTGAAGAAATATCAAAAATTGCATACTGGAGGGTTCAATACATTTTTGAGGATTTAATATTAAAAAACAGACTTATGAAAACAGGATATTTTCCAACAAGAGTTTCTGAAGTTGTAATTTCAGGTGGTGGAGCGAAGTTAAAAGGTATTGTAAAATTAGCAGAGGACATTTTTCAGTTACCTTCAAGAATTGGTATACCTCAAAAATTATTAAATCTTGACAAATCTTATCAGAAACCCGAATTTTCAGCAGGTATAGGCCTTTTAATTCTTGCTTCAAAAGTAGGAAAAGAAGATGAAACTATAATTGATAAAATTAAAAAATGGTTTAGAAGGTGGCTCTTTTAAAGGGGGTTAAAATGGTAAAAGTTATAGAAGAATCAATTGTTTCTTCAAACATCAATATAAAGGTGGTAGGAATAGGAAATGCTGGTGGAAATATTGTATCAAGAATTTATAACAAAATTGACGGGGTACAATTTGTAATTTTCAATACTGAGGCACATGCTTTGAAAAATGCAAAATCTGATATAAAGATACAGATAGGAGAAAAAACTACACAGGGAAAAGGAGCTGGAAAAGACCCTGAAAAGGGAAGATTTGCAGCAAGTGAAGATAAAGAAAAAATAGCAGAAGCATTAAAAAATACTCAGATTATTTTTTTGGTTGCAGGACTTGGTGGTGGGACTGGAACAGGAGGAACGCCTGTAATAGCTAAAATAGCAAAAGACCTTGGTGCAATCACAATTTCGCTTGTTACAACTCCATTTGAATGGGAAGGTGAAAAAAGAAATCAATATGCTCAAGAAGGGCTTGAAAATATATTAAAAAATGTTGATACTTTGATACATATATCAAATCAAAAACTATATGAAATAATAGATGAAAAAGCTTCTTTTGAAGAAGCATTCTGGAAAATTGATGAGATTATTTTAAGAACAGTTTCTTCAATTTCAGACCTTATTTATAAACCAAAATTACTTGATATAGATTTTGCAGATATTTATTCTGTTGTAGAAAATGCAGGTAGAGGTATAGTCGGGCTTGGATATGGAAAAGGAGAAGGAAGAATGGAACAGGCGGTCAGAAGCACAATTGAAAATCCGTTAATAGAAAAAAGTGAAATAATGGAAGCAAAAAATATTCTTATCAGTATCACAGGAAGTCCTGATTTAACATTAAAAGAAGTAGGAGAAGCAGTAAATATAATTCAATCAAGAATTTCAAGTCCTTCAAGAGTTCTTGGAGTAGCAACTGATCAAAATCTCAACGATGAAATTAAAATAACTCTTCTTGCTACAGGTATAGGAAAATTGTTATCTACGAAAGAAAAACCTGTTTCAGAAAAGAAAAAAATTGAAGAGTTACCATTAGAAAAAGAAGAAGTTGAAGATTCTATAGATGAACCTATCTGGAAAAGAAAAGAAAAGGAGAAAATATGAAAATAGGAATCTGTAATGAAGTTTTTAAAGATTGGACTGTTGAAGAAATTTTCTACTATATTAAAGACATTGGATATGAAGGAATAGAGATTGCACCATTTACTCTTGCTGAAAATGTTTCAGAAATTGCAGATGAAAAAATAGAAGAAATTAAGAAACTTTCAGAAAAAACTGGGATAAAAATAATTGGCACACACTGGCTACTGGTTAAACCAGAAGGATTATCAATATCATCAAAAGATAAAGAATTAAGGAAAAAAACTTCTGAATACTTGTGTAAACTTGTTGATTTTACTTCACGAATTGGTGGTGAAATAATGGTATTTGGATCACCAAAACAGAGAAAAATAAATGAAGGGCAAACAATTGAAGAAGTTAAGAACTATTTAAAAGAAGTAATTATCCCTGTTCTTGAAAAATGCTTTGAAAAAAATGTTTTTTTATGTATTGAACCCCTTGCAAGAACTGAAACAAACTTTATAAATAAAGCAGAAGAAGCAATTGAAATAATAGAAGAAATAAATCATCCAAATCTTAAATTACATCTTGATGTAAAAGCAATGACAGACGAAGAAAAACCAATTGTTGAAATAATTGAAATAGGATCAAAATATCTTAAACATTTTCATGTTAATGACAAAAATTTACTTGGTCCAGGATTTGGGGAAATTGATTATAAACCAATAATTGAAAAATTAAAGAAAGTTGGATATAATGGATGGCTATCAGTTGAAGTATTTGATTTTACTCCTGGACCTAAGGTTATAGCTGAAAAAAGTATAAAATACCTGAAAAAATTTTTGTAATTTACGAAAAAGGAGAAAATAATGGATAAAATAAAAGTGGGAATCGCAGGACTTGGAAGAAGTGGGTGGGATATTCACTGTAAAACAATTTCACAATTACCTAACCTGTATGAAATTGTAGCTGTATGTGATTTGGATGAAAAAAGGAGAGCAGAAGCAGAAAAAACTTTTAAATGTGTTAGTTATAAAAATTTTGATGAATTAATAAAGGACAAATCTATAGAACTTGTTATAGTAGCCACATTATCAAATATGCATACTGAACATACAATAAAAGCACTTAAAAATGGTAAAAATGTTGTGTGTGAAAAACCTATGGCAACAAATCTAAAGGATGCAGATAAAATGATAAAAGTTGCAAAAGAAACAGGAAATTTATTGACAATTTTTCAAAATAGAAGATATTCACCAGATTTTTTAAAAGTTAAAGAAATTATTGATTCAGGTATTATAGGTAGAGTTGTTCTAATCAAAATGCTACAGCACAGTTTTGGAAGAAGATGGGACTGGCAAACATTAAAAAAATATGGAGGTGGAT is a window of bacterium DNA encoding:
- the truA gene encoding tRNA pseudouridine(38-40) synthase TruA, which gives rise to MEEKNFKLIISFKGKNYNGWQRQKNKTTIQEIIEKKCREIFKTDVRIIGCGRTDSKVNGINYVANFKIKTKLTSLNLKNALNSKLPSDIYIKNVEEVSQDFHSRYDAKKKTYRYIITFKKTPFLNDFAFYVKEKIDIEKIKKAIQYLTGEHDFKSFQSSGSNVKNTIKKIFKISIKKVKFFIDEEVEILIIDIVGSGFLYKMVRNIVGALIHVGTGKIEPEKIKEILEKKDRKFAPPPVPAYGLFFKNAEY
- the murB gene encoding UDP-N-acetylmuramate dehydrogenase, which gives rise to MQNINFESILENEFKGKFVKNFSLSQYTSFKCGGNVNYLIYPEKIEEVKKIIEVSKKFGNNFIFLGKGTNVLVSDKGFDGIVISTLKMKNFKIEKNKIICECGLKISEILNICIKNSLTGFEFLAGIPGTIGGGIKNNAGLKTKWLSEKIRWIEYLDIENLNIIKKEKKDIFFDYRKSEFKNEFIWRSEFLLEKGKENEIRKTIKEYMKERMKKQPSGYSAGSIFKNPYPYYAGELIEKCGLKGYKIGDCYISEKHANFIINKGKGKSQDVYELIKIIKEKVMEKFNIKLELEIQLIGEFK
- a CDS encoding D-alanine--D-alanine ligase gives rise to the protein MKIAILYGGESPEREISLKSGRCIYFALRKKYKVKLFDPSKKNFVNKFLKFKPDFVFIALHGGIGEDGSIQGFLETLKIPYSGSGVLTSAICLNKIICKEILIFNKIPTPPFIILEKNKKIKLPFKFPVVVKPANLGSTIGIKIVYSEKELENAVNDAFLLDNEVFIEKFIKGKEVTVGIIGNENIEILPVIEIKVKKGFYDYKAKYTSGESFHIIPPDLPEKIIKKIEKIAEKTYKVLKCSGFARMEIMVDYNYNIYVLEVNTIPGMTKLSLLPDAAKFKGISFEQLCEKIINYGLEKWKKETKK
- a CDS encoding FtsQ-type POTRA domain-containing protein yields the protein MKIIKFLWNLEVFKIKEIKVYPETMTHIKDLLELEKDKNLLFLDVNNLIEKINSISEVEKCKIIKNFPSAIEITIVLRKPWAILKYGEKEFLIDKNGVILNNEDRNIPDLIIYGIKVNEKENKVEEIEKISILEELEKWYNYFNIGNFLKLNRIDISDINKIEISDGAKSIYFTHENIKIKMEKLSSVLKNLKEDYEYIDTRFKNFYIKLKK
- the ftsA gene encoding cell division protein FtsA translates to MKEQIITAVDIGTTKFFGLVGLVSETGIEVIASEVIKTEEDWIKEGRIGYRDGVISGLVDLLDSLRKQSKEEIRWITVGVGGGHILGKIYSKKIEILPKGRPINEGDVQLLEREIKNLISGESLEKRDIIYIVPQEFIIDDIPISIGRSPVGMHGNTLEMRAHILTGESNPIKNISDCVKTAGVNLSSEIFPYSWAVAESVLSEEEKKSGCLVIDIGKSTTDIVLFSEGKIILTESIKVGSYHIDYDLSTKYHTSIEFAEELKKRYAWCDYKRFIGEKKEEIKMVEILNPKGKSLGKVSTEEISKIAYWRVQYIFEDLILKNRLMKTGYFPTRVSEVVISGGGAKLKGIVKLAEDIFQLPSRIGIPQKLLNLDKSYQKPEFSAGIGLLILASKVGKEDETIIDKIKKWFRRWLF
- the ftsZ gene encoding cell division protein FtsZ, giving the protein MVKVIEESIVSSNINIKVVGIGNAGGNIVSRIYNKIDGVQFVIFNTEAHALKNAKSDIKIQIGEKTTQGKGAGKDPEKGRFAASEDKEKIAEALKNTQIIFLVAGLGGGTGTGGTPVIAKIAKDLGAITISLVTTPFEWEGEKRNQYAQEGLENILKNVDTLIHISNQKLYEIIDEKASFEEAFWKIDEIILRTVSSISDLIYKPKLLDIDFADIYSVVENAGRGIVGLGYGKGEGRMEQAVRSTIENPLIEKSEIMEAKNILISITGSPDLTLKEVGEAVNIIQSRISSPSRVLGVATDQNLNDEIKITLLATGIGKLLSTKEKPVSEKKKIEELPLEKEEVEDSIDEPIWKRKEKEKI
- a CDS encoding sugar phosphate isomerase/epimerase family protein; translation: MKIGICNEVFKDWTVEEIFYYIKDIGYEGIEIAPFTLAENVSEIADEKIEEIKKLSEKTGIKIIGTHWLLVKPEGLSISSKDKELRKKTSEYLCKLVDFTSRIGGEIMVFGSPKQRKINEGQTIEEVKNYLKEVIIPVLEKCFEKNVFLCIEPLARTETNFINKAEEAIEIIEEINHPNLKLHLDVKAMTDEEKPIVEIIEIGSKYLKHFHVNDKNLLGPGFGEIDYKPIIEKLKKVGYNGWLSVEVFDFTPGPKVIAEKSIKYLKKFL